In Streptomyces sp. 71268, the DNA window ACATCAAGGACCCTACGGCAGGGGTCCGATCGTGCAGTGGTTTTCCGGCGCTCGGGGCGGATGTCGGTGGCTGGCCTTACGCTGGCCGAGTGTCCAATACGCCGGTGAGAGCACAGGGCAAGGGGCCGGGAGGGCCCGCCGACGGAGGCAGGGGGAAGCCACCCGCATCAGGTAGTTCTGCTGTGAGCGAACGCTCTCAGCCGCCCGCCGCGAAAGCCGCCAAGGCCGCGAAACCGGGCAAGCTCGAATCGCGCCTCGCGCTGGTCCGCCGCGCCCGGCGGATCAACCGCGAGCTGGCCGAGATATATCCGTACGCGCATCCGGAGCTGGACTTCGAGAACCCGTTCCAGCTCCTGGTGGCCACGGTGCTCTCGGCCCAGACCACCGACCTGCGGGTGAACCAGACGACGCCGGCCCTCTTCCGCGCCTACCCGACGCCCGAGGACATGGCGGCGGCCGAGCCCGAGGCCCTGGAGCAGCTCATCCGCCCGACCGGCTTCTTCCGGGCCAAGGCGAAGTCGCTGCTCGGCCTGTCCGCCGCGCTGCGGGACCGCTTCGACGGCGAGGTGCCGGGCCGCCTCGAAGACCTGGTGACGCTGCCCGGCGTGGGCCGCAAGACGGCCAACGTCGTGTTGGGCAATGCCTTCGGAGTCCCTGGACTCACTGTGGACACCCACTTCGGACGCCTGGTGCGGCGCTGGAAGTGGACGACGCAGGAGGACCCGGAGAAGGTCGAGGCGGAGGTCGCCGCGCTGTTCCCGAAGAGCGACTGGACGATGCTCTCGCACCGCATCATCTTCCACGGCCGCCGCGTCTGCCACGCGCGCAAGCCCGCGTGCGGCGCCTGCCCGATCGCCCCGCTCTGCCCGTCGTACGGGGAGGGCGAGACCGACCCGGAGAGGGCGCGGAAGCTGCTGAAGTACGAGATGGGCGGCCAGCCGGGCCAGCGGCTGCGGCCTCC includes these proteins:
- the nth gene encoding endonuclease III codes for the protein MSERSQPPAAKAAKAAKPGKLESRLALVRRARRINRELAEIYPYAHPELDFENPFQLLVATVLSAQTTDLRVNQTTPALFRAYPTPEDMAAAEPEALEQLIRPTGFFRAKAKSLLGLSAALRDRFDGEVPGRLEDLVTLPGVGRKTANVVLGNAFGVPGLTVDTHFGRLVRRWKWTTQEDPEKVEAEVAALFPKSDWTMLSHRIIFHGRRVCHARKPACGACPIAPLCPSYGEGETDPERARKLLKYEMGGQPGQRLRPPADFPGQPAPPLGAA